The Hymenobacter sp. GOD-10R genome includes a window with the following:
- a CDS encoding TonB-dependent receptor: MMVLYSGHLRQVTLLLILLLTLTLPRAWAQQATTEISGRVTDEKGSGLPGVTVQVKGTTSGTSSDGDGKYTVKVPAGASSLVFSSIGMSAQTVSIGNRRQINISMKEDVKALGDVIVVGYGTQKKSQTTGAISSVTSKEIAEQPLTNARQALQGRAAGVDVIQSGSEPGGGVTVRIRGRRSINASNDPLYVVDGIPVAGGIDDINPQDIASLEVLKDASATGIYGSRGANGVVLVTTKRGKAGKTVVSYDGYGGFSQALGKVDVMTGPQFAEYKREAYRTAGIYDDSNPTASDQKTFTAIELDGIANNRSTDYQSMLLRTGSIQSHQVGMQGGSEKTQFSVSGNYFKEKGILKQTDFTRFTFRVNLDHQINDRIRVGTSTFGVYSLNNGSDSPINNPSFDGFPNPNYTARGFHPFGGALSENPLGKPYDDNGNLIFLPTPDGLRSNPAAEVVPGANIAQTKTVRIFNSIYGEWKIADGLKYRVNFGPDFTNQRFGRFTGTFTNARRLGAPTARVENGQRFNYTVENILTYNKKFNGVHNLGITALHSVQRDNYETSFIDVNAVSAESQSFYNLGQAGSFNAPGTDLQTWTLQSFMGRVNYDFKEKYLLTLTGRYDGSSRFGSNNKYGFFPSVAVGWNAGDETFFKGLTWLDQLKVRASYGSIGNTGIAPYQTQSLLARTSYAFGTSPAYGYRVGTLGNNDLKWETTSTGNVGMDFSLWKGRISGSVEAYQADTRNLLLYNQLPISNGFDRVLQNVGHTRNRGVEVTLTTVNVNSANGFTWSTDLQYTRNREAIIELFNGKSDDVGNQRFIGQPLQVYYNYEKIGIWQLGEEDAAKAYGQKVGQIKIKDQNGDGKIDAVNDRIILGSTIPKWAGGITNRFAYKGFDLSFFIYARIGNMIRSDFHIATNHLAGRYNNLDVNYWTPNNPTNEFPRPNKDQEDPVYGATLQYFDGSFVKVRNINFGYNFTPAWAQTLKLSSLRLYTSIQQPFIFATFRSKYKGIDPETSDVVNGDQIPSARLITFGVNAKF, translated from the coding sequence ATGATGGTACTCTACTCTGGTCACTTGCGGCAAGTGACGCTATTGCTAATCTTGTTGCTAACCCTCACTCTCCCCAGAGCGTGGGCGCAACAAGCCACAACCGAAATCAGTGGCCGGGTCACGGACGAAAAAGGCAGCGGACTACCCGGCGTGACGGTGCAGGTGAAAGGCACGACCTCGGGCACCAGTTCCGATGGCGACGGTAAATACACGGTGAAAGTGCCCGCTGGAGCTAGCTCGTTGGTATTTTCCTCCATTGGCATGTCGGCGCAAACCGTCAGCATTGGCAACCGCCGGCAGATTAACATCTCCATGAAAGAAGACGTGAAAGCCCTAGGTGATGTAATCGTCGTGGGCTATGGCACGCAGAAGAAAAGCCAGACTACGGGCGCCATTTCCTCGGTTACGTCTAAGGAAATTGCGGAGCAGCCACTCACCAATGCCCGTCAGGCGCTACAGGGCCGCGCGGCTGGTGTCGACGTTATTCAGTCGGGCAGTGAACCGGGCGGTGGCGTGACAGTACGTATCCGCGGCCGGCGCTCGATCAACGCCTCGAACGACCCGCTGTATGTGGTAGATGGCATTCCAGTGGCTGGTGGCATCGACGACATCAACCCCCAGGATATTGCTTCCCTAGAAGTCCTGAAAGACGCCTCCGCTACCGGTATTTATGGGTCGCGCGGCGCTAACGGGGTAGTGCTCGTGACCACCAAGCGCGGTAAGGCCGGCAAGACCGTGGTGAGCTACGACGGCTATGGCGGCTTCTCACAAGCACTTGGTAAAGTCGACGTCATGACCGGCCCTCAGTTTGCCGAGTATAAGCGCGAAGCCTATCGGACCGCCGGCATCTATGACGACAGCAACCCGACGGCCTCAGACCAGAAAACCTTCACAGCCATTGAGCTAGATGGCATTGCCAACAACCGCAGCACTGATTACCAATCCATGCTCCTGCGCACAGGCTCTATTCAGAGCCACCAAGTGGGTATGCAAGGCGGCAGTGAAAAGACGCAATTCTCGGTTTCCGGTAACTACTTCAAGGAAAAGGGGATTTTGAAGCAGACCGACTTCACCCGCTTTACTTTCCGCGTCAACCTCGACCATCAGATCAACGACCGTATCCGGGTGGGCACGTCTACGTTTGGAGTTTACAGCCTCAACAATGGCTCCGACAGCCCAATCAACAACCCTAGCTTTGATGGCTTTCCCAATCCCAACTACACGGCCCGTGGCTTCCACCCGTTTGGCGGGGCTTTGTCGGAAAACCCACTCGGCAAGCCGTATGATGACAACGGCAACCTAATATTCCTGCCTACGCCTGATGGCCTGCGCTCCAACCCAGCAGCAGAAGTAGTGCCGGGCGCCAACATCGCACAAACCAAAACAGTCCGCATTTTCAACAGCATCTACGGCGAGTGGAAAATCGCCGATGGTTTGAAGTACCGCGTCAACTTTGGGCCTGACTTCACGAACCAGCGCTTCGGACGCTTTACGGGCACGTTTACGAACGCTCGTCGTCTAGGGGCTCCTACGGCGCGCGTCGAAAACGGACAGCGCTTCAACTACACGGTAGAGAACATCTTAACTTATAATAAGAAGTTCAACGGGGTACATAACCTAGGTATTACGGCTCTGCACTCTGTTCAGCGCGACAACTACGAGACGTCTTTTATTGATGTAAACGCGGTTTCGGCGGAGTCCCAGTCGTTTTACAACCTAGGCCAAGCGGGCTCCTTCAACGCGCCCGGTACCGACTTGCAAACTTGGACGCTCCAATCGTTTATGGGCCGGGTTAACTACGACTTCAAAGAGAAGTACCTGCTGACCTTGACGGGTCGCTACGATGGTTCTTCCCGCTTCGGTTCCAACAACAAGTATGGTTTCTTCCCGTCGGTGGCTGTGGGCTGGAACGCGGGCGATGAGACCTTCTTTAAGGGTCTTACCTGGCTCGACCAGCTTAAGGTGCGGGCCAGCTACGGCTCCATCGGCAACACAGGTATTGCGCCTTACCAAACGCAAAGCTTGCTGGCTCGCACGAGCTACGCGTTCGGCACGTCTCCCGCGTACGGCTACCGGGTGGGCACGCTCGGCAACAACGACCTGAAGTGGGAAACCACCAGCACTGGCAACGTCGGCATGGACTTCAGCTTGTGGAAAGGTCGCATTTCGGGTTCGGTGGAAGCATATCAAGCCGATACGCGCAACCTGCTACTATACAACCAACTGCCTATTTCCAACGGTTTTGATCGGGTGCTCCAAAACGTAGGACATACCCGCAACCGCGGCGTGGAGGTGACCCTTACCACCGTCAACGTGAATTCGGCGAACGGCTTCACTTGGTCAACCGACTTGCAGTACACGCGCAACCGCGAAGCCATCATCGAGTTGTTCAACGGCAAATCGGATGACGTCGGCAACCAGCGCTTTATCGGGCAGCCGCTGCAAGTGTACTACAACTACGAGAAAATCGGAATTTGGCAGCTAGGTGAAGAAGATGCGGCCAAAGCTTACGGCCAGAAAGTAGGGCAGATCAAGATCAAAGACCAGAACGGTGATGGCAAGATCGATGCCGTTAACGACCGGATTATCCTAGGTTCTACCATCCCAAAGTGGGCCGGTGGCATCACGAACCGATTCGCCTATAAAGGGTTCGACTTGTCGTTCTTCATCTACGCCCGCATCGGCAACATGATCCGCAGCGACTTTCACATTGCTACCAACCACTTAGCTGGGCGCTACAACAACCTAGACGTCAATTACTGGACGCCCAACAATCCGACCAACGAGTTTCCCCGGCCGAATAAGGATCAGGAAGATCCGGTATATGGCGCAACGCTCCAGTACTTCGATGGCTCTTTCGTGAAGGTGCGCAACATCAACTTCGGGTACAACTTCACCCCTGCTTGGGCTCAAACGCTGAAACTTTCCTCGCTGCGCCTGTACACTAGCATCCAGCAGCCATTCATCTTCGCTACGTTCCGCTCGAAGTACAAAGGCATCGACCCCGAAACGTCGGACGTGGTGAATGGTGACCAGATTCCGTCGGCTCGCTTGATCACATTCGGCGTCAACGCTAAGTTTTAA
- a CDS encoding FAD:protein FMN transferase: MLYTLLLFLGYSLFSPKQAVKQVYHLDGYAQGTTYSITYYATDSTITRQRISQKLAEIDASLSLYVPQSLINQFNHATRGVVADQHLRLVVHKALQVYRDTDGHFDATVEPLVRAWGFGAQHVEAPPAPATIQALLLQVGSDKIHLRGDSLVKDQPGVHLDLNGIAQGYTVDVLAELLEQQHIHDYLVELGGEIRVRGRKWPSGEPMRIGIERPDTTDLPGAGMRQIIRLPAGGVTTSGNYRKFKQWGSVKSAHLINPKTGYAFQNEMVSVTVIARDAMTADAYDNALMGMGLTKALTFLKRHRDLQAYLIYQRPDGAMADTSTLGFQKLIVQQ; encoded by the coding sequence ATGTTGTACACGCTACTGCTTTTTTTAGGCTATAGCCTTTTTTCGCCTAAGCAAGCTGTTAAGCAAGTCTACCACCTCGACGGATATGCGCAAGGCACCACGTACAGTATTACTTACTACGCCACCGATAGTACTATTACGCGGCAGCGCATAAGCCAAAAGCTAGCTGAAATAGATGCTTCGCTCTCCCTGTATGTTCCGCAGTCTTTGATCAATCAATTTAACCATGCCACCAGAGGCGTAGTAGCCGACCAGCACCTGCGCCTAGTAGTACACAAGGCTTTGCAGGTGTACCGAGACACGGATGGACATTTCGACGCTACAGTCGAACCTCTGGTGCGTGCCTGGGGGTTTGGAGCGCAACACGTAGAAGCGCCACCGGCACCTGCCACAATCCAAGCGCTACTGCTACAAGTGGGTTCCGACAAGATTCACCTGCGCGGCGATTCATTGGTGAAAGACCAGCCGGGCGTGCATCTCGACCTGAACGGCATTGCCCAGGGATACACCGTGGACGTGCTAGCTGAGCTTTTGGAACAGCAGCACATCCACGATTACTTGGTAGAGCTAGGTGGCGAAATCCGGGTGCGCGGCCGCAAGTGGCCTAGCGGCGAACCAATGCGCATTGGCATCGAACGGCCCGACACCACCGATTTGCCCGGCGCTGGTATGCGGCAGATTATCCGGCTGCCTGCAGGCGGGGTAACGACCTCTGGAAACTACCGCAAGTTCAAGCAATGGGGCTCAGTGAAAAGTGCGCACCTTATCAACCCTAAAACGGGTTATGCCTTTCAAAACGAAATGGTAAGTGTTACCGTGATAGCACGCGACGCCATGACTGCCGATGCTTATGATAACGCATTGATGGGCATGGGTTTAACAAAAGCGTTAACTTTCCTGAAACGTCACCGCGACTTACAAGCCTATCTGATCTACCAGCGCCCTGATGGCGCTATGGCTGATACTTCTACGCTAGGATTTCAAAAGCTAATCGTTCAACAATAA
- a CDS encoding Gfo/Idh/MocA family oxidoreductase: MDFPRRDFLKKTGLLTSSLLLDSGLMNAIAAPAAGKLRIAVIGCGDRGTGLLKILQDLTDKFEVAGLCDELPFRLRDAQKIGGTNKAKAYSDYRALLDNKAIDAVIISVPLNMHFQVAKDALMAGKQVYLEKTMTYNIPQAMELVQLAQRRPNQILQVGHQYRYSPLYYRVKEMIKQGYLGKVTQIDCRWDRNGSWRRPVPEPSLERKINWRMYREYSGGLAAELLSHQMDFINWAFETHADEVFGTGGIDFYKDGRETYDNVQVMVRYTNEGMVGNFGATCGNARDGYLFKLKGTKGTISLLVDEGVYYPEKETLKEYGTVDGVTGATKITWDKNGGIPITTGVEPLKDGSWYALSDFYRAVNEKKLPDSNVFTGARAACTVHLANQAIYNHTIEKWQPEYNFT, translated from the coding sequence ATGGACTTTCCAAGACGAGACTTTCTCAAGAAAACGGGACTGCTAACCAGTAGTCTGCTGCTCGATAGCGGGCTAATGAATGCCATAGCAGCACCTGCCGCTGGTAAGCTGCGCATCGCGGTTATTGGCTGCGGCGACCGGGGCACGGGGCTCTTGAAGATCCTGCAAGACCTAACCGACAAGTTTGAGGTAGCAGGCCTGTGCGACGAACTGCCCTTCCGTTTGCGCGACGCGCAGAAGATAGGAGGGACGAACAAGGCCAAAGCCTACTCCGACTATCGTGCCCTGCTCGACAACAAAGCCATCGACGCCGTCATTATTTCGGTGCCGCTGAATATGCACTTTCAAGTAGCGAAAGATGCTCTGATGGCCGGCAAGCAGGTGTACTTGGAAAAAACCATGACCTACAACATCCCGCAGGCCATGGAGTTGGTGCAGCTAGCGCAGCGGCGTCCAAACCAGATTTTGCAAGTAGGGCACCAGTACCGGTACTCACCGCTATATTACCGCGTTAAGGAGATGATTAAGCAGGGCTACCTAGGGAAGGTGACCCAAATCGACTGCCGCTGGGACCGGAATGGCAGCTGGCGGCGCCCAGTCCCAGAACCTAGCTTGGAGCGCAAAATCAACTGGCGCATGTACCGCGAGTACTCCGGGGGGCTAGCCGCCGAGTTACTCTCGCACCAAATGGACTTTATCAACTGGGCCTTCGAAACCCACGCTGATGAAGTATTCGGCACCGGGGGCATTGATTTCTACAAAGACGGCCGCGAAACCTACGACAACGTGCAGGTGATGGTGCGCTATACCAATGAAGGCATGGTAGGCAACTTTGGCGCGACCTGCGGCAATGCGCGTGATGGCTACCTATTTAAGCTGAAAGGCACAAAAGGCACCATCTCACTGCTGGTCGACGAAGGCGTGTACTACCCCGAAAAGGAAACGCTGAAGGAGTATGGCACGGTGGACGGCGTAACCGGCGCCACCAAAATTACTTGGGACAAAAACGGCGGTATCCCCATCACGACCGGTGTGGAGCCGCTGAAAGATGGGTCGTGGTACGCGCTCAGCGACTTCTACCGAGCCGTAAACGAGAAGAAGCTTCCCGATTCGAACGTATTCACCGGTGCGCGGGCCGCTTGCACGGTGCACCTAGCGAACCAAGCCATCTACAACCACACTATTGAGAAATGGCAGCCTGAGTACAACTTTACCTAG
- a CDS encoding NIPSNAP family protein codes for MKHLKSTLLILSLVLLGLSGPLVGTAAAPKRDFYQLKIYHLQTKEQEQRLDNYLQQAYVPALHRAGISKVGVFKPIASTDANAPTPAEQLVFVFVPCTSADQYLKLDADLEKDKQYQTAAQDYLNAAFDKPVYSRLEGISMLAFTGLPTLHMPALKSGPAERVYELRSYESASEKLHQNKVAQFNNGELGIFKRLNFNTIFCGQVVSGNKMPNLMYISAFENKAEQEAHWKTFGADPEWAKMKAMPEYANNMQHMDVYLLHPATYSDI; via the coding sequence ATGAAGCACCTGAAATCTACGCTGCTTATTCTTTCGCTCGTCCTGCTCGGACTAAGTGGCCCCTTGGTCGGCACTGCCGCGGCCCCGAAGCGCGACTTCTACCAACTCAAGATTTATCATCTGCAAACCAAGGAGCAGGAGCAGCGCCTCGACAACTACCTCCAGCAAGCGTATGTACCAGCGCTGCACCGGGCCGGCATCAGCAAAGTCGGCGTCTTTAAGCCCATTGCTAGCACTGATGCAAACGCACCTACTCCAGCCGAGCAGCTCGTTTTCGTTTTTGTTCCGTGTACTTCCGCAGACCAGTATCTGAAACTTGACGCTGACTTAGAGAAAGACAAGCAGTACCAAACGGCCGCGCAGGACTACCTAAATGCTGCCTTCGACAAACCTGTGTACAGCCGCTTGGAGGGCATATCGATGCTAGCTTTCACGGGCCTACCTACCCTTCACATGCCAGCGCTGAAATCGGGCCCGGCGGAACGAGTATATGAGTTGCGCAGCTACGAAAGCGCCTCCGAAAAGCTGCACCAGAACAAGGTAGCACAGTTCAACAATGGGGAGCTAGGCATCTTCAAGCGCCTGAACTTCAACACTATTTTCTGCGGGCAGGTGGTATCTGGCAACAAGATGCCCAACTTGATGTATATATCTGCCTTCGAAAACAAAGCCGAGCAGGAAGCCCACTGGAAGACCTTCGGTGCTGATCCCGAATGGGCAAAGATGAAAGCGATGCCCGAGTACGCGAATAACATGCAGCACATGGATGTGTACCTGCTGCACCCCGCTACTTACTCCGATATCTAA
- a CDS encoding glycoside hydrolase family 3 C-terminal domain-containing protein, with the protein MKRSLIVLSMLALTGGIQSQNQPHKSGPNAPLTAADQEADLPFQNPDLPIDQRVDDLVGRLTLPEKVSQMLNASPAIDRLGIPAYNWWNEALHGVARTSMKTTVFPQAIGMAATFDKAAMLQMATITSDEARAVHQEYVRRGERGIYQGLTFWTPNINIFRDPRWGRGQETYGEDPYLTGQLGSALVKGFQGDDPKYLKITACAKHFAVHSGPEPSRHEFNAQISDYDLWDTYLPAFRDLIVDAKVAGVMCAYNAYASQPCCGSDKLMNDILYSKWKFKGYVTSDCDGLNDFWQHHKTDPDAATAAANAVLHGTDIECATGKLFTYNSLLESVQKNLITEKQLDVSVKRLYKIRFQLGMFDPVERVKYAQIPMSVVESKPHQEHALKMAHESIVLLKNDKNTLPLRKDIKKIAVLGPNANNESVQLGNYNGFPTDIITPLEGIKAKVGKNTEVTYIQGVDYASNTVYETFDINKNLAYNGQKGFRAEYFKGTNLEGQPVATVMEAGLDRYLPNTKMEIVKGLPSENISARYVTTFTPEKSEELALQITGDDGYRLYVDNRVVIDNWNSRGVSTNQYIIKVTAGQKIDVKIDYFQGVSRSILKFTGAHVVPMNAQNILAQVKDADAIVFVGGISPRLEGEEMKVDVEGFSGGDRTSIALPKVQTELMKVLQSSGKPVVFAMMTGSAIGCQWEAANLPAVLNIWYGGQAAGTALADVLFGDYNPSGRLPVTFYKSESQLPAFDNYNMDGRTYRYFKDTPLFPFGHGLSYTSFKYTNLKVAPKPQTGKPVSVSVEVQNTGQRAGDEVVQLYVRHPDAKGRVALHALEGFQRVSLKPGEKKTVQFSLTPRQLSLLDAKTQRVEQPGRVQLFAGGGQPLSQDLAAGRVLKADVALTGAAVVVDKD; encoded by the coding sequence ATGAAAAGATCCTTAATCGTTCTGTCGATGCTCGCGCTGACGGGCGGAATCCAAAGCCAAAACCAACCACACAAGTCTGGTCCAAATGCACCGCTTACGGCTGCTGATCAAGAAGCCGACTTGCCTTTCCAGAACCCTGACCTGCCCATCGATCAGCGGGTAGACGACTTGGTAGGCCGCCTGACGCTACCCGAAAAGGTGTCGCAGATGCTGAACGCCTCACCAGCCATCGACCGGCTGGGTATTCCGGCTTACAACTGGTGGAATGAGGCCCTGCATGGCGTGGCCCGCACCAGCATGAAGACGACTGTCTTCCCGCAGGCCATCGGCATGGCAGCGACTTTCGACAAGGCGGCCATGCTGCAAATGGCCACCATCACCTCCGATGAAGCGAGGGCCGTGCACCAGGAGTATGTGCGCCGCGGGGAGCGAGGCATTTATCAGGGTCTGACCTTTTGGACGCCCAACATCAACATCTTCCGCGACCCGCGCTGGGGTCGGGGCCAGGAAACGTACGGCGAAGACCCGTACCTAACCGGGCAGCTAGGTTCGGCGCTGGTCAAAGGCTTTCAGGGGGATGATCCGAAATACCTGAAGATTACAGCCTGCGCCAAGCACTTTGCCGTGCACAGCGGCCCCGAACCCTCGCGCCACGAGTTCAACGCCCAGATCAGCGACTACGATTTGTGGGATACGTACTTGCCTGCTTTCCGCGACCTGATTGTGGATGCGAAAGTGGCCGGCGTGATGTGCGCCTACAACGCCTACGCCAGTCAGCCCTGCTGCGGCAGCGACAAGCTGATGAACGACATCCTGTACAGTAAGTGGAAGTTCAAGGGCTACGTCACCTCCGACTGCGACGGCCTGAACGACTTCTGGCAGCATCACAAAACGGACCCCGATGCGGCCACGGCCGCCGCAAATGCCGTGTTGCACGGCACCGATATTGAATGTGCTACCGGTAAGTTGTTCACGTACAATTCGCTGCTGGAATCAGTGCAGAAGAACCTGATAACTGAAAAGCAGCTGGATGTGTCGGTGAAGCGCCTCTACAAGATTCGCTTTCAGCTCGGTATGTTCGATCCGGTGGAGCGCGTGAAGTACGCTCAAATCCCAATGAGCGTGGTAGAAAGCAAGCCGCACCAGGAGCACGCACTCAAGATGGCGCACGAGTCCATTGTGCTGCTGAAGAACGACAAGAACACACTGCCGTTGCGCAAAGACATCAAGAAGATTGCCGTGCTAGGTCCGAACGCCAACAACGAAAGCGTGCAGCTCGGCAACTACAATGGCTTCCCCACCGACATCATTACGCCGCTCGAAGGCATCAAAGCCAAAGTAGGGAAGAACACCGAAGTGACCTACATTCAAGGAGTTGACTACGCCAGCAACACCGTGTACGAAACCTTCGACATCAACAAGAACCTAGCGTACAACGGGCAAAAGGGTTTCCGGGCCGAGTACTTCAAGGGCACGAACCTGGAAGGGCAGCCAGTAGCCACGGTGATGGAGGCAGGGTTAGACCGTTACCTCCCCAACACGAAAATGGAAATTGTGAAGGGCTTACCTTCCGAGAACATCTCGGCGCGCTACGTCACGACGTTCACGCCAGAGAAGTCGGAGGAGCTAGCTCTGCAAATCACCGGCGACGACGGTTACCGCCTGTACGTAGACAACCGCGTGGTGATTGACAACTGGAACAGCCGCGGGGTATCAACTAACCAGTATATCATCAAAGTAACGGCGGGCCAGAAGATTGACGTTAAGATTGACTACTTCCAGGGCGTAAGCCGGTCCATTTTGAAGTTTACCGGCGCGCACGTCGTACCGATGAATGCGCAGAACATCCTGGCCCAAGTGAAGGACGCCGACGCTATTGTGTTCGTGGGCGGCATCTCACCTAGGTTGGAAGGCGAGGAAATGAAAGTGGACGTGGAAGGCTTCAGCGGTGGCGACCGGACGAGCATTGCCCTGCCGAAGGTGCAGACGGAACTCATGAAAGTGCTGCAATCTTCGGGCAAACCCGTGGTATTTGCCATGATGACGGGCAGCGCTATTGGGTGCCAATGGGAAGCGGCCAACTTACCGGCCGTCCTCAACATTTGGTACGGTGGGCAAGCGGCCGGTACGGCCCTAGCTGATGTGCTCTTCGGCGACTACAACCCCAGTGGTCGTCTGCCGGTCACGTTCTACAAGTCGGAAAGCCAATTGCCGGCCTTCGATAACTACAACATGGATGGCCGCACGTACCGCTATTTCAAGGATACGCCGCTGTTTCCCTTCGGTCATGGGCTGAGTTACACCTCCTTCAAGTACACCAACTTAAAGGTGGCGCCGAAGCCGCAAACAGGTAAACCTGTCAGCGTCAGCGTAGAAGTTCAGAACACGGGTCAGCGCGCTGGCGACGAAGTAGTGCAGCTTTATGTGCGGCACCCCGACGCAAAAGGCCGCGTCGCACTTCACGCGCTAGAAGGTTTCCAGCGGGTGTCGCTGAAGCCTGGCGAAAAGAAGACCGTGCAGTTCTCGCTTACGCCTCGGCAACTATCCTTGCTCGATGCTAAAACTCAGCGTGTGGAGCAGCCCGGTCGCGTGCAACTGTTTGCCGGTGGCGGCCAGCCTCTTAGCCAAGACCTAGCTGCCGGCCGCGTGCTAAAAGCCGATGTGGCGCTAACGGGTGCCGCCGTGGTAGTTGATAAAGACTAG
- a CDS encoding nitronate monooxygenase yields the protein MVTLGSRLTLEHPIIQAPMAGTATPSLAAAVCNAGGLGSIAVGGASVEAVRQMIAEVRQATDRPFNVNVFCHRPSQNDLARESRWLEYLRPFFTELGSEPPTSLPKPYQSFVENEAMLAMLLETRPSVVSFHFGLPTADQLAALRATGATLLASATTLAEAQAVEAAGIDVVVAQGVEAGGHRGLFEPEHGDTGLGTLALTRLLVQRLRIPVVAAGGIMDGAGIAAVRRLGAVAAQMGTAFVGCPESAADETYRAALLQNPPPLTAITPTISGRPARGLVNRFARDIDRPDRPEVAPFPQAYDAGKLLIAAAKQHGTPTDFAAHWAGQGVALARALPAAELVRVLVAEMQEASSAG from the coding sequence ATGGTGACACTCGGTTCTCGCCTCACCCTCGAACATCCTATCATTCAAGCGCCAATGGCTGGTACGGCTACCCCTAGCTTGGCAGCCGCAGTTTGCAATGCTGGCGGCCTAGGCTCCATTGCGGTAGGCGGCGCCTCGGTAGAAGCAGTACGCCAGATGATAGCTGAAGTGCGGCAGGCCACAGACAGGCCCTTCAATGTGAACGTGTTTTGTCATCGCCCTAGCCAGAACGACTTAGCACGCGAAAGCCGTTGGCTGGAGTATCTGCGACCGTTCTTCACAGAGCTAGGTAGTGAGCCGCCGACTAGCTTGCCTAAGCCTTACCAAAGCTTCGTAGAGAATGAGGCCATGCTGGCGATGCTGCTCGAAACGCGTCCGTCAGTCGTTAGCTTCCACTTTGGGTTGCCCACAGCCGATCAGCTCGCTGCCTTGCGGGCTACTGGCGCTACGCTGCTCGCTTCTGCTACTACTTTGGCCGAGGCGCAAGCAGTGGAAGCGGCAGGTATTGACGTGGTAGTAGCGCAGGGAGTGGAAGCAGGCGGCCACCGCGGCCTATTCGAGCCTGAGCATGGTGATACAGGCCTAGGTACTCTGGCGCTCACACGCTTGCTGGTTCAACGCCTCCGTATTCCTGTTGTGGCGGCGGGTGGCATTATGGATGGCGCAGGCATTGCAGCCGTGCGGCGCCTGGGTGCCGTGGCGGCGCAGATGGGCACCGCTTTCGTCGGCTGCCCCGAGTCGGCGGCAGATGAAACCTACCGGGCTGCTTTGCTACAAAATCCGCCGCCTCTCACGGCAATTACTCCTACTATTTCTGGTCGGCCTGCCCGTGGGCTGGTCAACCGGTTCGCACGCGACATAGATCGACCTGACCGGCCAGAAGTCGCTCCTTTTCCCCAAGCCTACGACGCTGGTAAGCTGCTCATTGCGGCTGCCAAGCAACACGGTACCCCCACCGACTTTGCTGCGCACTGGGCCGGACAAGGCGTCGCCCTAGCTCGGGCCCTGCCAGCGGCCGAACTCGTGCGGGTACTAGTAGCCGAAATGCAAGAGGCTAGCAGCGCAGGTTAG